A genomic region of [Eubacterium] eligens ATCC 27750 contains the following coding sequences:
- a CDS encoding CCA tRNA nucleotidyltransferase, with product MPENFHIDMPEAVRNIIHTIEEHGFKAYAVGGCIRDSILGRNPDDWDITTSAVPSQIKTFFKRTVDTGIAHGTVTIMIDKTGYEVTTYRIDGEYEDGRHPKSVEFSDRLVDDLCRRDFTINAMAYNDTDGFVDEFNGLDDLDAKIIRCVGEPELRFTEDALRMMRAIRFSAQLGFTIDEATWNAIKKLAPSISKISMERVHVELGKTLMSAHPDYVAQYSEAGLFEPILPVIDNSLKSRYKRKILATLQHTPDNIYLRYAALFIASTPDEAAKTLRALKLDNKTVDTVSKLVKLSKIDIEETEPAVRTALNQYGRDFLPLWHELMMAVIQASEDITGISNPAKVKHLLTLKRLGTDILARGDCFTIKALDISGNDLIEYGLQGHEIGETLKSLLDIVIENPKLNDKATLIAMIEHIK from the coding sequence ATGCCTGAAAACTTTCATATTGACATGCCGGAAGCTGTCAGGAACATTATACATACAATTGAAGAACACGGCTTCAAAGCCTATGCTGTTGGCGGCTGTATACGAGACAGTATCCTTGGTCGAAACCCGGATGACTGGGATATAACCACTTCTGCTGTTCCATCACAGATAAAAACTTTCTTTAAAAGAACTGTTGATACTGGAATCGCCCACGGAACCGTCACTATAATGATAGATAAAACCGGATACGAAGTTACAACATACAGAATTGATGGCGAATACGAGGATGGCAGGCATCCGAAATCTGTAGAATTTTCAGACAGGCTTGTTGATGACCTGTGCCGCCGTGATTTTACGATAAATGCCATGGCATACAACGACACTGATGGATTTGTTGATGAATTTAACGGTCTTGATGATTTGGATGCAAAAATAATACGCTGCGTTGGTGAACCAGAATTAAGATTTACAGAGGACGCTCTGCGAATGATGCGTGCCATAAGATTTTCTGCACAGCTTGGCTTTACCATTGATGAAGCAACATGGAATGCAATTAAAAAGCTTGCCCCATCAATCAGCAAAATAAGCATGGAGCGTGTGCATGTAGAGCTTGGCAAAACACTTATGTCTGCACATCCCGATTATGTTGCTCAATATTCAGAAGCAGGACTTTTTGAGCCGATTCTTCCGGTAATTGACAATTCCCTAAAGAGCCGCTATAAGCGCAAAATACTTGCAACATTACAACACACACCTGATAATATATACTTACGCTATGCTGCACTTTTCATAGCTTCTACACCTGACGAAGCAGCTAAGACACTTCGAGCACTTAAACTGGATAACAAGACTGTTGACACAGTATCTAAGCTTGTTAAATTATCAAAGATTGATATAGAAGAAACTGAGCCGGCCGTTCGTACTGCCCTTAATCAGTATGGCAGAGATTTCCTGCCTCTGTGGCATGAGCTTATGATGGCTGTAATCCAGGCATCTGAAGACATCACAGGAATAAGTAATCCGGCGAAGGTAAAGCATCTTCTCACATTAAAGCGTCTTGGGACAGATATTCTTGCACGCGGTGACTGTTTTACAATAAAAGCCCTCGACATATCAGGAAATGACCTTATTGAATATGGCCTTCAGGGACACGAAATCGGTGAAACACTGAAATCCCTGCTTGATATCGTTATAGAGAACCCTAAGCTCAATGATAAAGCTACTCTTATTGCAATGATTGAACATATCAAATAA
- a CDS encoding protein kinase family protein: protein MNEKSLECLKFYDMQIKKMVKGRGGVILFTDRGCRLFLECTRNDGFYYRDDAVTNAVREAGFNRVDTYVRNDDGELFTSGEDGRRYVMKKWFSGRECDVKSANDVTEAVRTLARLHICLNVVSAKGVKYVCDNGSQNINKQWECMALSELEGEKPEAELKASESCVQNVVRFDKGSGIRQNVDRHTREIKKAANYMRGKKKKNEFEQIALGAIDQFYDEASEAGACIKSQRFDARFERMEQTNELVHGSYNYHNVFLDADGSENAVTNFEKCHNDCQVADLYQFLRKVMEKHDWDINIAYRLVDEYDKLKPLDDDDLDMLAAMLSFPEKFWKIINQYYNAGKAWVPAKNIEKLKTVIAQNMRRRELIDKMCGL from the coding sequence ATGAACGAAAAATCATTAGAATGTCTTAAATTTTATGATATGCAGATTAAAAAGATGGTTAAGGGAAGAGGTGGAGTAATTCTTTTTACAGACAGAGGATGCAGGCTGTTCCTTGAATGTACAAGAAATGACGGATTTTACTACAGGGATGATGCTGTTACAAATGCAGTTCGTGAGGCTGGATTTAACAGGGTTGATACCTATGTAAGAAACGACGACGGGGAATTGTTCACATCAGGAGAGGATGGGCGCAGATATGTTATGAAGAAATGGTTTAGTGGAAGAGAGTGCGATGTAAAGTCTGCAAATGATGTGACGGAGGCAGTCAGAACGCTTGCGCGGCTGCACATTTGTTTAAATGTAGTTTCTGCTAAAGGTGTAAAATATGTGTGTGACAATGGAAGCCAGAATATAAATAAACAGTGGGAGTGTATGGCGTTGTCAGAGTTGGAAGGTGAGAAACCGGAGGCAGAATTGAAAGCAAGTGAAAGCTGTGTGCAGAATGTTGTGCGGTTCGACAAAGGAAGCGGAATAAGACAGAATGTTGACAGGCATACAAGAGAGATTAAGAAGGCTGCTAATTATATGAGAGGCAAGAAAAAGAAAAATGAATTTGAGCAGATAGCGCTTGGAGCTATAGATCAATTTTACGATGAAGCAAGTGAAGCGGGGGCGTGTATAAAATCACAGCGGTTTGATGCGCGTTTTGAAAGAATGGAGCAGACAAATGAACTTGTACACGGAAGCTATAATTATCATAATGTTTTTCTGGATGCAGATGGCAGTGAAAATGCTGTTACTAATTTTGAAAAATGTCATAATGACTGTCAGGTTGCAGATTTGTACCAGTTTCTAAGGAAGGTCATGGAAAAGCATGACTGGGATATTAATATAGCATACAGGCTTGTTGATGAATATGATAAATTAAAGCCTCTTGATGATGATGACCTTGACATGCTGGCAGCAATGTTAAGCTTTCCAGAGAAATTCTGGAAGATTATCAACCAGTATTATAATGCTGGAAAAGCGTGGGTTCCTGCTAAGAATATTGAAAAGCTCAAAACAGTAATAGCGCAGAATATGCGTAGAAGAGAATTAATTGATAAAATGTGTGGTCTGTGA
- a CDS encoding PEGA domain-containing protein: protein MKRMYNWIHILRQAAVIGMMLVLFLSQTACTASGSKKGNAMVPGSSITPAPTVNKDIKGDGENPTFTGVLSLQDFSGFKMRFVDINSGTEYEVPYSGGTDIQDAYGKVKAASTMDVGGIYDVYVDKKGKAAKIYGSSNSWVRYDVSGITVDESSRKISIGASNMVYESYTVVLSGDERISIAQLVDQDKMVIRGIGDKVYSVEVTDGHGYLKVTGTDALNGGYISIGNRQLLGITRDMLVTAPVGTFTVNVRNGSLSASKTVTISKDATTTVDFSEVQTDPVKTGAVNFSVTPSGAVMSIDGTEVDYSSPVSLTYGTHRIKLVANNYQEYSEIINVNSAYVTKVIDMTSSGTSTSTAADNTSGYKVSITAPKGAVLYVNSEYIGTVPCSFDKSSGKKTITLSQNGYNTVSYTISIANTAGDLTYAFPEMISGGTQETTTQVQVPTVTPATTKSSTKQSTKRR, encoded by the coding sequence ATGAAACGAATGTATAATTGGATACATATTTTGAGGCAGGCAGCAGTTATAGGGATGATGCTTGTGCTGTTTTTAAGTCAGACAGCATGTACAGCTTCTGGCAGTAAGAAAGGAAATGCAATGGTACCGGGAAGCAGTATAACGCCGGCACCAACAGTTAATAAAGATATAAAGGGAGATGGTGAGAATCCAACCTTTACAGGTGTGTTGAGTCTTCAGGATTTTAGCGGGTTTAAAATGCGCTTTGTTGATATAAACAGTGGAACAGAATATGAGGTGCCATATTCAGGTGGTACGGATATCCAGGATGCCTATGGTAAGGTAAAAGCGGCATCTACCATGGATGTGGGTGGCATATATGATGTATATGTTGATAAAAAAGGCAAGGCGGCGAAGATTTATGGAAGCAGTAATTCCTGGGTAAGATACGATGTTTCAGGAATAACTGTAGATGAAAGTTCAAGAAAAATAAGTATTGGTGCATCCAATATGGTATATGAAAGCTACACAGTGGTACTTTCAGGAGATGAAAGAATAAGTATTGCACAGCTTGTTGATCAGGATAAGATGGTCATAAGAGGCATAGGAGACAAAGTCTATTCTGTTGAAGTAACAGACGGACACGGATATCTTAAGGTTACCGGTACAGATGCACTTAATGGAGGCTATATAAGTATAGGAAACAGACAGCTTCTGGGTATTACCAGGGATATGCTGGTGACTGCACCTGTTGGTACATTTACGGTTAATGTCCGTAATGGTAGCCTGTCAGCAAGTAAGACTGTTACTATATCAAAGGATGCAACTACCACAGTTGATTTTTCAGAAGTCCAGACGGATCCTGTTAAAACAGGTGCGGTTAATTTCTCGGTTACTCCGTCCGGTGCAGTAATGAGTATAGATGGAACTGAGGTTGATTATTCATCCCCTGTTTCTTTGACTTATGGAACTCACAGAATTAAGCTGGTAGCCAACAATTATCAGGAATACTCTGAGATTATAAATGTTAACTCAGCTTATGTTACGAAGGTTATCGATATGACTTCATCCGGTACATCAACAAGTACAGCGGCTGATAATACAAGTGGATATAAGGTATCAATAACAGCACCTAAGGGAGCGGTACTTTATGTTAATAGTGAATACATAGGAACTGTTCCGTGTTCATTTGATAAATCATCTGGAAAGAAGACGATTACACTTTCGCAGAATGGATATAATACAGTTAGTTATACAATATCAATTGCTAATACAGCAGGAGACCTGACATATGCATTTCCAGAAATGATAAGTGGAGGTACCCAGGAGACTACAACACAGGTACAGGTTCCAACAGTCACTCCTGCAACAACAAAGTCATCTACAAAGCAGAGTACGAAAAGGAGATAA
- a CDS encoding DegT/DnrJ/EryC1/StrS family aminotransferase translates to MNILFSPPDITEEEIQAVSEALRSGWITTGPRTKEFERNIAQFTGCNRAACLNSATACLETALRLLGIGEGDEVIVPAYTYTASASVVAHVNAKLVLIDVEKDTYHLDYDALEAAINESTKAVIPVDIGGVMVDYDRIRKIVESKKNIFKASTPLQEALGRVAIVADSAHGFGASEGGVMSGMKADFTSFSFHAVKNLTTAEGGALTWRSIPGVDDEDIYKQIMLYSLHGQSKDALAKTKLGAWEYDIKGTYYKCNMTDIMASIGLVQLKRYPGLLKRRRDIIERYTQGIAADDVDIMKHFTDEYTSSGHLYLVRLLGKDVKERNELITRLAEAGVATNVHYKPLPMHTAYKNMGFDIKDFPHSYNMYRNEITLPLHTCLTDEQVEYVIEQFNRMK, encoded by the coding sequence ATGAATATTTTATTTTCACCACCAGATATAACCGAGGAAGAGATTCAGGCAGTTTCTGAGGCTTTAAGGTCAGGATGGATTACAACAGGTCCAAGAACTAAAGAGTTTGAAAGAAATATTGCTCAGTTTACAGGCTGTAACAGGGCGGCATGTCTCAATTCAGCTACAGCATGTCTTGAGACTGCACTCCGCCTGTTAGGAATCGGTGAGGGCGATGAGGTTATTGTACCGGCATACACTTATACAGCATCTGCAAGTGTCGTTGCGCATGTTAATGCAAAGCTTGTTCTTATTGATGTTGAAAAGGACACATATCACCTTGATTATGACGCGCTTGAAGCTGCAATTAATGAGAGTACCAAGGCTGTAATACCTGTAGATATAGGTGGTGTTATGGTTGACTATGACAGGATAAGAAAGATTGTCGAGAGTAAAAAGAATATATTTAAGGCTTCAACACCCCTTCAGGAGGCACTTGGCAGAGTTGCAATTGTTGCTGATTCTGCACATGGTTTCGGAGCAAGTGAGGGTGGTGTTATGAGTGGAATGAAGGCTGACTTTACAAGCTTTTCATTTCATGCAGTCAAGAACCTTACAACAGCAGAAGGCGGAGCTCTTACATGGAGAAGTATTCCGGGAGTTGATGATGAGGATATATATAAGCAGATAATGCTTTACTCACTTCACGGACAGTCTAAGGATGCGCTTGCAAAGACTAAGCTTGGTGCATGGGAATATGATATCAAAGGAACTTATTACAAATGTAACATGACTGATATTATGGCTTCTATTGGGCTTGTACAGCTTAAGAGATATCCGGGACTTCTTAAGAGAAGAAGAGATATAATTGAGAGATATACACAAGGGATTGCAGCCGATGATGTGGATATTATGAAGCATTTTACAGATGAATATACTTCAAGTGGTCATCTGTATCTTGTAAGGCTTCTTGGAAAGGATGTTAAGGAGCGTAATGAACTGATTACAAGACTTGCTGAGGCAGGTGTTGCAACTAATGTACATTATAAGCCGCTTCCAATGCATACGGCATATAAGAACATGGGATTTGATATTAAGGATTTTCCACATTCATATAATATGTATCGTAATGAGATTACACTGCCGCTTCATACATGTCTTACTGATGAACAGGTAGAATATGTAATAGAGCAGTTTAACAGAATGAAATAA
- a CDS encoding sugar transferase, whose amino-acid sequence MELRPWQLLPDEMRTKEVRKYYNILMKHRMWLEMKRVLDVIVAGIMLAVLIIPMGIIALAIRLDSPGPVFFRQARVTQYGRIFRIYKFRTMVDNASKLGAAVTVDNDSRITKVGAFLRKYRMDEFPQLFNILAGDMTLVGTRPEVPKYVKKYTKEMYATLLLPAGLTSRTSIAYKDEDKLLGEAVDEKSTDNIYLNEVLPAKMRYNLESMKHFGVKADAAVLWDTFTSVVGSERMTVKK is encoded by the coding sequence ATGGAGTTAAGACCATGGCAGCTTCTTCCTGATGAAATGAGAACTAAGGAAGTAAGAAAATACTATAATATACTTATGAAACACAGAATGTGGTTAGAGATGAAAAGAGTGCTTGATGTTATTGTTGCTGGTATTATGCTGGCAGTTTTAATTATTCCAATGGGAATAATTGCACTTGCAATCAGACTTGATTCACCGGGACCTGTTTTTTTCAGGCAGGCGAGAGTAACACAGTATGGAAGAATTTTTCGTATATACAAGTTCAGGACTATGGTTGACAATGCAAGTAAGCTAGGGGCAGCAGTGACTGTAGATAATGATTCAAGAATCACTAAGGTTGGAGCATTTTTACGCAAATACAGAATGGACGAGTTTCCTCAGCTTTTTAATATACTTGCAGGGGATATGACTCTTGTCGGAACAAGACCGGAAGTTCCTAAGTATGTTAAGAAGTACACTAAGGAGATGTATGCGACACTTCTTCTTCCTGCCGGACTTACATCAAGGACAAGTATTGCTTATAAGGATGAGGACAAGCTTCTTGGTGAGGCTGTTGATGAAAAAAGTACAGATAATATATATCTGAATGAAGTGTTACCGGCAAAAATGCGTTATAACCTTGAAAGTATGAAACATTTTGGCGTGAAGGCTGATGCGGCTGTATTGTGGGATACATTTACATCAGTAGTTGGAAGTGAAAGAATGACTGTTAAGAAGTAG
- a CDS encoding glycosyltransferase family 2 protein: MFITIAVIAYNEESTIKNILDDISRQDYDHSLMEVVLVDSASTDGTKAVMQKFADENKMGARQIIVLDNPKKTLPCGWNVLLDNYAGEAVIRVDAHAHIPVDFVSKNVKVLEEGEMVVGGVRPNIVDEETPWKDTLLLAESSMFGSSIAPYRNGGNGTEEKIYMKSLFHAAYRREVFEKIGHYNEALARTEDNEIHYRMRKAGFKLRFCPDIISYQHTRSSLPKMLKQKYANGYWIGKTSKVCPGCLSIYHFVPWAFVMAIIVTTVASVSCKLLAVKSIFSRIVYGLTGLMWGAYWLLAVVMSIVAVIGAKKERNKTCFALPFLFFLLHISYGIGTVCGLAAKKPAKETRN, encoded by the coding sequence ATGTTTATTACAATTGCCGTTATTGCATATAACGAGGAGAGTACGATAAAGAATATTCTTGATGACATAAGCAGGCAGGATTATGATCATAGTCTTATGGAGGTTGTGCTTGTTGATTCTGCATCCACGGATGGAACAAAGGCTGTTATGCAGAAGTTTGCTGATGAGAATAAGATGGGAGCAAGACAGATAATCGTGCTTGACAATCCTAAGAAGACGCTTCCGTGTGGATGGAACGTGCTGCTCGATAATTATGCAGGGGAAGCTGTTATAAGAGTTGATGCGCATGCACATATCCCGGTGGATTTTGTCAGCAAGAATGTTAAAGTATTAGAAGAAGGCGAGATGGTTGTCGGTGGTGTCCGACCTAATATAGTTGATGAAGAGACACCATGGAAGGATACGCTGCTTCTTGCTGAGAGTTCGATGTTCGGCTCAAGCATAGCACCTTACCGTAATGGTGGGAATGGAACGGAAGAAAAGATATATATGAAATCGTTGTTCCATGCTGCATATAGAAGGGAAGTTTTTGAAAAAATCGGACATTATAATGAGGCTCTTGCAAGAACTGAGGATAATGAAATTCATTACCGTATGAGAAAAGCAGGGTTTAAATTAAGATTCTGTCCGGATATAATATCGTACCAGCATACAAGAAGTTCACTTCCTAAGATGCTTAAGCAGAAATATGCTAATGGATACTGGATTGGAAAGACAAGCAAGGTATGTCCAGGATGCCTTTCTATATATCATTTTGTTCCATGGGCTTTTGTCATGGCTATTATTGTTACAACAGTTGCAAGTGTGTCATGTAAGCTGCTTGCTGTGAAGTCGATTTTTTCGCGTATTGTATATGGACTTACAGGACTTATGTGGGGAGCATACTGGCTGTTGGCAGTAGTTATGTCGATTGTTGCAGTAATAGGAGCAAAGAAGGAGCGCAATAAAACATGTTTTGCATTGCCATTTTTATTTTTTCTGTTGCATATTTCTTATGGAATTGGTACAGTATGTGGGTTAGCAGCTAAAAAGCCTGCTAAAGAAACGAGGAACTGA
- a CDS encoding polysaccharide biosynthesis protein, whose translation MMGETKKDRIQLLVRRFFLFLTDTFLLNACVYLSLIMRFDVGIVSIEPQYINNYVDNMLFYTIISLLIFWVFRLYHSLWQYASIAEVYRIAEACITVEVVHFLSNKMVGNMLPRSCYFNAAIYLIIAICASRFMYRMIRTVLNKYRNIKTSNNVMIIGAGEATNVIMREIQNSSYLANSNIACIIDDDRRKVGKYIRGVKVIGTRDKIKEAAKLYDIDEIIFAIPSASNEVKRDILNICKETDCTLKILPGVYQMVDGEINVNSIRNVDVLDLLGRDPIEVDIESIMGYVKDKVIMVTGGGGSIGSELCRQLVSHKPKQLIIFDIYENNAYDIQQELKINYPDANVVTLIGSIRNVSRLESVFAQYKPDIVYHAAAHKHVPLMEVSPDEAVKNNVVGTWNVARMADKYGVKKFVMISTDKAVNPTNVMGATKRICEMIVQTYNGISKTDFVAVRFGNVLGSNGSVIPLFKRQIEAGGPVTVTDPNIIRYFMTIPEAVSLVLQAGAYAKGGEIFILDMGEPVKIDDLAKNLIRLSGYTLGVDMEIKYTGLRPGEKLYEELLMKEEGLQETDNKLIHIGKPIEFDKENFFNNLEKLKEEAYSETGNIRESLKKVVVTYHPDEH comes from the coding sequence ATGATGGGTGAAACTAAAAAGGACAGAATACAGCTTCTGGTAAGAAGATTTTTCTTGTTTTTAACAGATACATTTTTACTGAATGCATGTGTATATCTGTCGCTTATTATGAGATTTGATGTAGGTATTGTATCTATTGAACCTCAATATATTAACAATTATGTAGACAATATGCTGTTCTATACAATAATATCGCTGCTTATATTCTGGGTGTTCAGATTATATCACAGTCTGTGGCAGTATGCGAGTATAGCTGAGGTGTACAGGATTGCTGAAGCATGTATTACTGTAGAAGTGGTACATTTCTTAAGTAATAAGATGGTGGGTAATATGCTTCCTAGAAGCTGCTATTTTAATGCGGCAATATACCTTATTATTGCAATATGTGCAAGTCGTTTTATGTACAGAATGATAAGAACTGTTCTTAACAAATACAGAAATATTAAGACTTCCAACAATGTAATGATTATTGGTGCCGGAGAGGCAACTAATGTCATTATGAGAGAAATACAGAATTCGAGCTATCTTGCCAATTCTAATATTGCATGTATTATTGATGATGACCGCCGCAAGGTTGGTAAATACATACGAGGCGTCAAGGTTATAGGAACAAGGGACAAGATTAAGGAAGCAGCAAAGCTTTATGATATTGATGAGATTATATTTGCAATTCCATCAGCATCTAATGAAGTTAAAAGGGATATATTAAACATTTGTAAAGAGACTGATTGTACTCTTAAGATTCTGCCAGGTGTATATCAGATGGTAGATGGAGAGATTAATGTTAATTCTATCCGTAATGTTGATGTGCTTGACCTTCTTGGAAGAGACCCGATTGAAGTAGATATTGAATCTATCATGGGTTATGTTAAGGATAAGGTCATTATGGTAACAGGTGGTGGCGGTTCTATTGGTTCAGAGCTGTGCCGCCAGCTTGTAAGTCACAAGCCTAAGCAGCTCATTATATTTGATATATATGAGAATAATGCCTATGATATTCAGCAGGAATTAAAGATTAATTATCCTGATGCCAATGTTGTTACTCTTATTGGTTCGATAAGAAATGTTTCAAGACTTGAAAGCGTATTTGCACAGTATAAGCCAGATATTGTATATCATGCAGCAGCACATAAGCATGTACCGCTTATGGAAGTCAGTCCTGATGAGGCTGTTAAGAATAATGTTGTTGGTACATGGAATGTTGCAAGGATGGCTGATAAGTATGGGGTTAAGAAGTTTGTTATGATAAGTACAGATAAGGCTGTTAATCCAACTAATGTAATGGGAGCAACAAAGCGTATCTGTGAGATGATTGTTCAGACATATAACGGGATATCCAAGACAGATTTCGTTGCTGTAAGATTCGGTAATGTACTTGGAAGTAACGGCTCAGTCATTCCTCTTTTTAAGAGACAGATTGAGGCTGGCGGACCGGTTACGGTTACAGATCCTAATATTATAAGATATTTCATGACTATACCAGAGGCGGTTTCACTTGTTCTTCAGGCAGGTGCATATGCCAAAGGTGGAGAGATATTCATTCTTGATATGGGTGAGCCTGTTAAGATTGATGACCTCGCAAAGAACCTTATCAGATTGTCAGGTTATACACTTGGCGTTGATATGGAGATTAAATATACGGGACTCAGACCAGGAGAAAAATTATATGAGGAACTTCTTATGAAAGAGGAAGGACTTCAGGAGACAGACAACAAGCTTATTCACATTGGAAAACCAATTGAGTTTGATAAAGAGAATTTCTTTAATAACCTTGAGAAGCTTAAGGAAGAAGCTTATTCAGAAACAGGTAATATAAGAGAATCACTTAAGAAGGTGGTTGTTACTTACCATCCGGATGAACATTAA
- the rfbC gene encoding dTDP-4-dehydrorhamnose 3,5-epimerase: MGQITIEKNVAGIEGLCVITPAVHGDNRGYFMETYSQRDMEEAGININFVQDNQSMSTKGVLRGLHFQKHFPQTKLVRAIKGAVFDVAVDLRTDSETYGKWYGILLTEENKKQFLIPKGFAHGFLVLTDTAEFCYKCDDFYHPNDEGGLAWNDPAIGIEWPELTGTYNGSASGEGYALSDGTKLNLSDKDQLWDTLENTFKFD; this comes from the coding sequence ATGGGACAGATTACAATTGAAAAGAATGTCGCAGGTATCGAAGGACTTTGTGTCATCACTCCTGCTGTTCACGGCGATAACCGTGGTTATTTTATGGAAACATACAGCCAACGTGATATGGAAGAAGCTGGTATCAATATTAACTTTGTTCAGGACAATCAGTCTATGAGTACTAAGGGTGTTCTTCGTGGTCTTCACTTCCAGAAGCATTTCCCACAGACAAAGCTTGTAAGAGCTATCAAGGGAGCTGTTTTTGATGTAGCTGTTGACCTTCGTACAGACTCTGAAACTTATGGAAAGTGGTACGGAATCCTTCTCACAGAGGAGAATAAGAAGCAGTTCCTTATCCCTAAGGGATTTGCACATGGATTCCTCGTTCTTACTGATACAGCGGAATTCTGCTACAAGTGCGATGACTTCTATCATCCTAACGACGAGGGTGGTCTCGCATGGAATGACCCTGCAATCGGTATTGAATGGCCAGAGCTTACAGGCACTTACAATGGCTCAGCTTCAGGCGAAGGCTATGCTTTAAGCGATGGAACAAAGCTCAACTTAAGTGATAAGGATCAGCTTTGGGATACACTTGAGAACACATTTAAGTTTGATTAG
- the rfbD gene encoding dTDP-4-dehydrorhamnose reductase, which produces MKILVTGVGGQLGHDVMNELIGRGHTGVGSDIAPEYSGVADGSAVTTAEYVPMDITDAAQVSEVITKVSPDVVIHCAAWTAVDAAEDDDKKAKVKAINADGTQNIANVCKQLDCKMVYISTDYVFDGQGETPWEPDCKDYKPLNVYGETKLAGELAVSNTLDKYFIVRIAWVFGVNGKNFIKTMLNVGKTHDEVRVVNDQIGTPTYTLDLARLLVDMVETDKYGYYHATNEGGYISWYDFTKEIYAQAGLSTKVTPVTTAEYGISKAARPFNSRLDKSKLTANGFTPLPTWQDALHRFLKEIGEI; this is translated from the coding sequence ATGAAGATATTAGTTACCGGCGTTGGCGGTCAGCTTGGCCACGACGTTATGAATGAACTGATAGGCAGAGGTCATACAGGCGTTGGCAGCGACATCGCACCTGAATATTCAGGAGTTGCTGATGGAAGCGCTGTCACAACAGCCGAATATGTACCTATGGATATAACTGATGCTGCCCAGGTTTCTGAAGTTATCACTAAGGTTTCACCTGATGTTGTAATTCACTGCGCAGCATGGACAGCCGTTGACGCTGCTGAAGATGATGATAAGAAAGCCAAGGTTAAGGCTATCAATGCAGATGGTACTCAGAATATTGCCAATGTCTGCAAACAGCTTGACTGCAAGATGGTATACATCAGTACTGATTATGTATTTGATGGTCAGGGTGAAACACCTTGGGAACCAGACTGCAAGGACTACAAGCCTCTTAATGTATATGGAGAGACTAAGCTTGCCGGAGAACTTGCTGTTTCTAACACTCTTGATAAATACTTTATCGTGCGTATTGCATGGGTATTTGGTGTTAATGGAAAGAACTTTATTAAGACTATGCTTAATGTAGGAAAGACTCATGACGAGGTTCGTGTTGTCAACGACCAGATTGGTACACCAACTTACACATTAGATCTTGCAAGACTTCTTGTTGATATGGTTGAAACTGACAAATACGGTTATTACCATGCAACTAATGAAGGTGGATACATTTCATGGTATGACTTTACTAAGGAAATCTATGCACAGGCAGGTCTTTCTACTAAGGTTACACCTGTAACTACTGCTGAATACGGCATTTCTAAAGCTGCAAGACCTTTTAACAGCCGTTTAGATAAGAGCAAGCTTACTGCTAACGGATTCACTCCGCTTCCAACATGGCAGGATGCTCTTCACAGATTCTTAAAGGAAATCGGTGAGATTTAA